TCGAGGCCGACTTCCCCGGCACGCCTCCTGAGAACTTCCGCGCTTTCATCACCGGCTCAGGCGGCTCGGGCATCGCCAAGCACATCGGCGCCAAGTTCGTGCAGGAAGTGAACGCCGTCTCCCTGGCCGTGGAAAAGCTCTACCCCGAGTGCGGCTCGGTGATCGAACTGGGCGGGCAGGACGCCAAGATCATCATCTTCAAGGAAGACCCGGAGACCGGCAAGAAGAAGAAGCTGCCCTCCATGAACGACAAGTGCGCCGGGGGCACGGGCGCGGTCATTGACAAGATCAACGCCAAGCTGCGCATCCCCTCGGCACAACTCAGCGAGATGGGCTA
This genomic window from Terriglobales bacterium contains:
- a CDS encoding BadF/BadG/BcrA/BcrD ATPase family protein, whose protein sequence is MGLTDKANPQQKYDLLWMGVDVGSTTVKVVVCDDATGELLWGDYQRHDTKQPEKCLEMLKAIEADFPGTPPENFRAFITGSGGSGIAKHIGAKFVQEVNAVSLAVEKLYPECGSVIELGGQDAKIIIFKEDPETGKKKKLPSMNDKCAGGTGAVIDKINAKLRIPSAQLSEMG